ttttgataaacatatatatatataatatatatacaagcTGCTGCTATAGTTTTACCATGTACGCCCAACAAAATGTGCACGTAATAGCAGAGGCTAGAAATCCGGATTCTTGAGTTACAGCAGGAATGGCGAGGATCCCAGCACCAATCTGTATACAGGCCCAACATACAttttaccatttaaaaaaaatacttgacCCGCATTAAAGGAAAAGATTACTGAGAAATACCCATGATATATTTACAAACTCTTCAGCTTTATCTGTGCATAAAAAATTAGTCCATTTACAGAGTATTTTGAGTACGACAACTGAGGCAGAGGAACTTGAACTTCCAACCTCGAAGGAAGGAGTGGATGTCGTTGGCATTCATTTACAGAGTAAGATCACAggttaattataatttatatgaaaacATTTGTAGTTGCATCTTTGCCTAAACCCTCGGCCCTCGATTGAGGAAGATTTATTCCATTTATCTCTATGTTGGACTACTGTAACTAATTCTGATGAAATATAGCAGAGCGCGAACAACAAATTCTAGTCAAATGTTTTTCAAAAGGAATtataagaaggaaaagaacGTGCAATGTTGAAATGCTTACAGTAGTCCCAGCCACCAGGAAAATCGCGCTGGATAAACTTCCTGCCGCACCACAAATCCCaggaaaaaagaatcaaacacaaattataattagttttcAACTCCCAATGAAAATGCGAATCAAAGAATCAGAAGGAACCGGAAAATCACCAGGTTCTCGCTTGAATGTAGCTTGATTAAGGTTGGAGAACAGCCTCTCCAATTCGTACTTTTCCGACTCATCTTTCTTATCGATTTCCTTCTCTTGTCCAGACGCAGAAGACTCCACCGGCCTCCGCGAGAAGCTGGTGGAAATAGTTCTTAATCTAGTACGAAGAAGCGAGTGACGACGCAGCCGAAGCGACTCGAAAGTAGACCGCAGGCAAGAAAAATTCCGCTGGGACAAATCGAGGCTTCTTCTTGCCGATTGAACGGCGGGAAATGGAAGCCGAAGACAGGAAGAAATCGACATTTCTACCTGATCGGCCGGCGATTATTATCGAAATCCTCAAAATGAGAAGAAGAGGAGCGATCGTTGAGAAGAAACTCGAACCGATTGTATGAAGAGAGTAAACAAAAGAGGAAGAGGCGGGAGAAAGTTGGAAGGTAACCAAGAAGGAGAAGCCATGGCGGGGATTGAAGAGCTTCGAAGGTTGAGGCTGAGAGGACCCACTGAACTGAAAAGGGATAACGTGGGACCCTTAAATTTCTCCACCAGGCGGACGCTACGTGTCAACTAGTTAAAAGTTTTCTCCGACTtccaatattattattatttaaccatATGAcggttaatttctttttatatatatatatatatatataaactgtAACGtcccgaaattttctattttaatttaaattcgttactgtatatatattctaaacaTGGAATGCGGAACACTTCATCTAAATTTCAGaaaacatatcatttatcttaaaacacagtcatgaacttacgtgtttcgaaaacatttttaaaacgacacaacaaaagactacataaaataaataaggttaaaaatatcatattctagcctaaatctaagaaaataaatatcattattttatgtatgtgctatggtctcgagttgcgatgccgtcgtcaatcgtacaagaatgtcttgccttaacctgaaaaatgtagtagcatatgactttgaatatttaaagaaatactcaataagtgactCCGaagttaaatgcaagaacatgtgtatgtatatatatatatatatatatatatatcagtTAAAAgaaagtattaataaaattttttaaaatttaaaaatatttttgaaataaaataaaaaatctaaggatatttaaaataaaaatagttaataaagtattaatgaaattttttacagagtatttttaaataatataaaaatttaagaatattttttaaataaaatattaaccataaaaaaaatttaagaatattgttgaaacttttaaaaatttaaaggtatttttataagaaaatttaaaagtatttttattaatttatttttttaataaaaaattttttaaaaattgaaatttattttaatacttgaaaaaaaaattaaaattttggtttaatttatgaacaaatCTTCAAAGTTTTCATCGCAATGCCCACATCACTTGATCGCTCAACCAATAAATTTGCACGAAATGGAAAGAATCAGAAGAACTTTGCGAGAAATTTGGTGTCGAAATCAAAATGGGAAGCCCATCTACCAAGATCCAACATAACTCCAAAGTTGTCATTTAAGGGAAATGGCATGGACGCGATTTTCACGTTTTTCACAGATTTCTTACAAGAATCTCTCGGCCCACAATGCAAAAATCTTGATCTTCGTCTTAATCCGCTTCGAAATTCTTCGATTTCTCTTATTGATCATCTGGGACTGTACCAGTGAAGAATTTCTCAGTCATCAATGGCTTCCTGTAATATCTCTTTTAGTTCGCGGCTTCGATTTCCATCCGTTTCGCCTAGAAAGAATTTCGCCGTCGATTCATTTGGGGCTCGCGGTTCATTTAATTTTGCGTCGAGGTCCAAACACCAGAAGAATCCACTCATTCAGAAGGCCATTAGATGTAATTCCACCGCTTCTAAACAAGTTGAGGTATAAATATGATTTCGTCTGTTCCTTTtggaattatttgaaatttaatggTTTATGATTCAAATGAAGAGTTTAAATTGTGATTCAGTAGCATGCAGCATCGTCCTTACGCAATCTAAGTCTAAAAGGTTGTATCAGAGCAAGGTTAAGAGACAAATTTTGGTTAtgtgataaggaatcaaccaAGGAAAAGCTCTTATACCAAGTAACTAACCCAAAGGAAAACTTTGATTCCAAATGATAAGGAACCATTATATGAGAAGTAAGATTtgaattaccttgttgatcgaatatctcatggcaagaacacttgtttgaaattcaaattactccacaaacaagatcgatcatgtctagcttgaatgattctaaacacgatcaatcttgcttgtgagtgatttgaatctcaaacaagtgttcttgtcttgagatattcgatcaacaaggtaatctcaATCTTACTttccttgtagtgattccttatcatttgatATCAAAACTTTCCTTTGGGTTGgttccttatcatttggtataaGAGCTCCCGTgaattgattccttatcatttggtattagagttttcttttgagttggttccttatcatttggtattagaGGTTTCCCATGGTTGATTGCTTATCATAATGTCCCATGAAAGTGGAGTTCACGTTCCACATCCATTGTTAACTTGCGAATTGATCCCGAGTTCACGTTCTATGACCTTAACTGGCTTTAATCTCGGTCTAGGAAAAAACGAGCGTCAAtataaacattaataataataataatgcaaACGTTGAATTGGTATCGATGATCATTACTAGAACGCTTAGCTCAATGAGAAACATTCACCATGAAGAATCTAAAAGAAGGAACAAAAAAGCCATAAAGATTCAATCAAactcacttttctttttcttcctttcattttcatttattttcataaattttcctctcttcttATGGAGGAGAGAAGACAAACTGTCTAGGAAAACTGAAAATATCCTTTCCTTCAAATGGAGAAGTCCACTCTCTAGAACCATGACTTGCTGATGTTTCAGAAGCAACTCCATTTTGCAATCCAGCCATTGGAACTCTATTGAAATTAGAAGGCACGGACGATGGTATGAACGGCTGAGCATCCACCAAATGAGCAGTGTTCGATTCGTAAAGATGGGCGTTCTTCTGCATATAGGAATTCAGCCCCTGCAACAACCCACCAGGTCGGACTGAAGTTAGGCCTTTATCCACAGACCAGTCTATGTCGGAGTAATCTAAATGTGGCATTGAACTTCCCGTGTTCCAATCTACGGGAGACGATGCCCCTGATTGTGTCGAGCTTGTTCCTGAAAATAGTCCGAGAGACGAAGCAGCAGCTATGGTAGATGATGCACCTGTTCTGCTCCATGAAGTATTGGTGCGGGTGGCTTCAGGGAAGCTCCCACGGCTGTTACTAGAGACAAACTGTTGCTGATACTGAACTTGAGGATACGTCTGATTTACGGTTACATCATTTGGCTTGAAGCTTCTTGAGCTGTGAATCTGTGACAAAAACCCATTGGACGATTTAATAGATCCAAGGCTATTAGCAGTATACCAACTAGAAGGCGGCGATGAACTTATAGTTCCAACCGACGGTTGCATCATCGTGTGCAAAGATGCGTTCCGACCCTGTACTATTGAACTTGGTTCTCTCACTGAACCAGATTGAAAGCTATTAATCTCAGAACCAACTGTTAAATAACGAGTTTCATTCTTGATTGGTGGAGATGACAACTGGGTGGGTGTTGATGATAGAGAGAAGGACAAGGGGTTAGTTCCTGCACCTGGCCACCTTTTCTCAGCTGTTGTGATCTGTTCATAATTTCCCCATTCCATCTTCGGCTGATTCCTCAAAGGCTGTGGTATGCTCTTGCCAATGGATTCTACAGACAAACCAGCTGTAATTGTTCCTTTTGTgtaattaaaatctttttcATCCTTTCTTTGTTGTATTGAAGGATGATTAGGCTTAGCTTGCGGTCTTAATAAGGCTTGACTAGCATTGCCAGAAAACTTACTGCTTAAACCAGTTGGAGGATCACCGGTTTCTTCGGGCTTAGGAGGAGCGGCAGGCGGATCTAGCTTCAATTCTCTCAAGGATTCAGCTGCCTTCTCCAGATCGCCTTCGGAAGCAACAACAGCTCTCTCAACTTCTAGTTTTGTACACTTGAACTGTGATTCCAAGTCTGCTATACGAGCAAGCTCTTCTGATATGTCAAGTTTAAGGTTTTGCCCACCAAGATTTTGATTCGAAGAATCACTTGTCTCTTCACCACCTTCCAAAAGCCATGCAACTGACTCCTCTATGTTGCCTTCGTTTAGCATTAGAGCTACGGTTGCTCGATCTTGTGAAAAGCCCATAGCAACTAATTGCTGTGCAAGAGCTTCAAGCTTTCTGGACATCAGGTAGCCACTACAGCGTTCGTGTAATTCCTGAGCACGTCTCTCTTTTTGACGCTGATGcttcttctcattcttttgACGAATTTTTTCTCGTTTGTCAATGTCTGCCCCTGGAATTGTTTCTTGCCGCACAGTCGGGTTAGATTTTTTGTCTTTATGGTCCTCTGACTCACCAGACCAGCTACCATTGTTAGAAACAGAATCATACTCTGCCGCTGAAGAAAGCAAAACTCCAGAATGAGCATCTGTATCATCTATGTTCTTGAAACGGCCATTGGAATGGAGAGGTGAAGAAGCAGAAACTGTTGATTCAAGTGCATGGAAGGTGCCTGAGAGAGGATTATATGCACTAGCTGGAACACTACTACTACCAGCTGCAGCAGGTCCTGTCGGCTTTGCGGTAGGCTTCTGAGGTTCTTTGATCACTTTCTTGTCTTTTGGTTTGGATTTGGAAGCAGGAGACATCTTCGCAGCTAGGAAATTCCTTCTGAAATGTGCAATACACAACATCAGATTCTGTAacataataactttttttatataggaACATGAACATTTTATACACGAAAATACCGACGATTCAAACACAATCAATTTCCCACGTAATGTGAAAACCATGTAAGCACTGAAAACGTAAAACACAAGACACTTAACAACAAAACACACAGAGAATGAAAATACGCACGAACAACTCTACATCTGTCTGATGAGACCCTTTAATTCAAACAATGACCTACTGCTTTATATACTTACCTGATCACTTTTTCTTGGCTGAGTTCTAAGTGAGCACTATTATATTATGAAGTAGCAAAACCTTCCGTTCTAATCTCTAGCACAGTAACTCATCGGTTCCAATCTCAACATGGCATGGAATTTGCAAATACAAGATTCATtatgaataaaagaaacaattgtagttgatattatttatggtTATCTGTCCAGGAACAAATGAAGACTATTGCATTCGGCCTCATCCTTTTCTACTCCTGCTGAAataacaaacaagaacaaaacaaaagagattTCTCTTCATCATTAAactcttcaatttctttctgGCCATAAGTTCCAAAAGAGGCTCTGGTGAATTATAAAAGCAAGACTTTCACCTCACTCATTAAAGAGTGAGCACCATGAATGACTCCCTGTAAGTCATTGACGTTAATGGAGGAGAGCAGTTTTCCAATTAAAAGAGAAGAGGATTTGGTTCCAGAACTGTTCAGAACAGACAGACTCCTAACTATGAGATTAGTCTCCCGCTATTACATTCAAAAGAAATCATCCTCCACTAAAATCAAATGCAACGATCCTACACTTCATAAGAGAAGTTACGTTAACTGAATTACAAGACCTAGTATAAGCATACCCTAAAAAAGCTCTTCCAAGTCCAGAACTCAAAAGGCATTGTTGAATCTAACATCACAGTGCCCGGCTAATCACTGTATAAGCATTAAGCAGAGCGAACTAGcctccttctttttcctctaaaaaacaaatagtATGGTCCTTTGGACTAGCAATATCCATAGCAGGAGAAACATACACCTAATTCGAACTACAGTATGAGATACGGGAGCCTAAATCTTCTAAAAACGTGATATGAAGAGGAATTCCAATCTCTCGTACACTTGTGACATTGCAGAGAATATTAGTAAATAAACAACAGAAGCCATAACAAACGATGCAATCCAGAAGCGAGTAGGCAGTaacaaaaagtcaaaaaacCAAAGTTCATTCCAAGTTCACGCGCaacattcaattcaattccaGTTCCTCCAAACCACAAACAAACAACAGAAAACTTAAAATCAATGCAACACAGCCAAAGATACAACTGAAGATTCAACGGAAAGCACCAAAATCCACAGGACGACACCGACGAAAATTCGCACTCCGAAGCAGCCAAACTCCACAAAACGCATGTCAACATTTGAAGTTGACCGAAGAAAATGCTCCAAAACACAAGacgaataagaaaaaaaaagaagaatacgAACTCGAACACATAGTTGGGAAGCAGATATCAAAAAGCCAGcaagcgagagagagagagagagagagagcaaccTTGGAGCTTCAACAGCGTGCCTGAGTTGGTGCCGTTGACGTTGGTGATTAGATACGGCGGAGATTACGGACGAGCGACAATGGTGAGGAGAGGAGAAATGGGATAGGTGTCACAGAAGCCTAACCAtatgaaattagggttttgaggagagagaaagcgagaaggagagagagattttggaataatttcaaaagtatCATTTAACTAAAATCTAGACTTTCTGGACGGATTTGTACGGGCGTgaatttatagtatttttttttttattattatatacttttaaatcatatattaatttttatgcaaataattattaagatttcaagaagaaaaatcaagcGAGAATATTTTATGTTGGTAGGTGCGTTATTTTGGTAAATTTTtagttataatatttttaaataattaaaaataacaatccaATATTCCAATTCAATTTTActcaaatccaaaataaaataaaatatttaaaaataacattctAATATACCAATCTAATTCTCgaatcaaaaataaaattcaatatccCAATCCAATTAAATATCTCAATTCAATTTTactctaaataaaataaaatagggttagattagttttaatttttgttgtgaACTCAATTTAAATTGTTCCATAAGATTTTTTCAGTCCAATCCAGCTCAAACCAAAAAATggtaaacaaaattcaaaaatgaaaaaaaaaaaaagaaaaaaatcacaaGCTATAAggtaattattaaatattagaaataacCAAAAGCTataaagtaaatattaaatattagaaataaattaaatattagaaataaattttataggcAAGAAAGACGAGTTCAAACTTTGGTGGATAAAAATGAATCAAACTTGATCGAACTGAAAACCAACGTTTAGTATCGTTGAAAACCAAGTGGTCCAGCTCTGCTCGTTCGGAAAAAAACCGAACCAACAATAATGGAGTTATTTTAGAccaaaaaaactcaaaagaaaggAGTACGAAACAAGCCATTGTCATTCAGCCCATATGTGAGAATCTGTGAGAATCTTTGATGCAACAAGAATGTGCTTATTAGCCGAAATGCTCAcagaataagaataaaatctCTTGCTCGGCTATCACGAGTATGAGTTTAAACTAGCTGAATTTTGCTTAAGTCGGTTTGGACTTTTGACTTCTTGATCGAGAGAATGTGCTTATTAGCCGAAATGCTCACAGAATAAGATAGAATAAAATCTCTTGCTCGGCCATCACGAGTATGAGTTTAAACTAGCTGAATTTTGCTTAAGTCGGTTTGGACTTCTGACTTCTTGATCGAGCATAGAGATCTGACTTGACTTGAATTTCTGACCTTTTCAGACAGTATATAGAGTGGCATAATCAAGTAGGCCATCATCAATGGAACATATTTACAATTCATTTCAGCTCTAAACCCCCTTTCCACAGTGCAAGTCAAAGCAGCAGGTGGTCTGACCTTTTCTTGGAACAGCTATAGATATCACAACTCAAGTGCTGATTCCTATTTCTTATTGCCCTATTTGTTGTGAAACATATTTCACCTACATGCTCAAGTCGAGAAGAGATATATACTTAGTAATTGAAAGGAGGCCATTCGGGGTAACTTATCTCGTTATCTTGCTCACGATTGGTAGATGCGCGGCCATTTCTACCGATCCTGCTGCTGAAACGAGTGCCTGCGCTTTGAGGAGTAAAAAAGTCTGGAAATGCAAACCTCCTCCTCAGGataatctctctctcatttgaGACTTCACCGTTACTGTTACTGTTCCCTCCCCAACCGTGCCTGCTATCCTGCTGAGGCAGCTCGAGTCGACAAACCGGGCAGGTATTGTGCTGGACCAGCCAAGGAAGAATGCAATCTGCGTGATAGATATGATTACACGGCATCTCTTTGGCTTCAGATCCCAgctcaaatttttctttacaGACTGGACAATGAGTGTCTGTGCCAAGGTGCATTTGGTTGATCTTGATTGTAGGCATTGCTTCTATAGAAGAGTGAGAAGCAGGAGTTGGAACTGGATCCCTTTGTTCGTTGAAAGAAAGTGCAGCTAATGCTTCCAGCGCCACATGCTGACTCGATCTACCTTCTGGAGCGACACTAGCGAAGGATGGACCAGGAGCATGTTCGTGGAATGACCAAAACGAATTGAAAATATCCAAATTCTGCCCTGGGATGGAATTCGATCTCCTCCTTACGTCGAAGTTTGGATTTCTTCCAGCCATTCTTTCTCTGGTAAGAGCATCAACAGCTTCATCAAGAAGTCTAAACCTTGGATACGGGTTTCTTCGCCCCATCAATGCAAACATGGCTTCAAAAATTGGAGGCACCTGGCTTGAAAGATCATCTTCTATGGCTGAATGGAAGTCATCTTGAACCGTGTCATCATGTACATCGTTAAGCTCTTCAATGAAACCACCATTACAGTAAGGGCAAGCTATGTCCTCGCCATTAAGCCAGGAGGAACGGTTGCACTGATAGCACCAATGAGTGTCTTCGCCACCAGATGACATCCTCCTTTCAAATGCAAAACCTAAAAGAAAAGCCCAGGTTCTGTACCTAAAAGTAGAGGATGCTGCAATGAAATGCTCATTGCTTAAGAAAATCAATTGTGAAGacaaaatcaaacattcatcCACAAGAAACTAATGCATGTGAACAACTAATTTATAACAACGATTCATCCTAGGAATAGCTTTTTGAAATCAAGAATAATTTGCCAATGGATacaatttggaaaaaaaaaatcaaacaacttaAGTTAAATTCAGAAAATGTCCTAAAAATGGAGACATATCTGGTGATGATTTCattgaagattaaaaaaaaatagtaaagtAAATGTCACGAAGGTAGTTCATAAgtcttacaaaaaaaaccgAGAATATAAGAAAGGATTAGAGTTGTATAACCATAGCCCAGCCATGCAAGCGGCCTCCAATTAGTTTGGAAAGGAATCTAGGTATATACTCATTGATTGGATTCTCAACCATTCAAGATAAAGGCAGAGTGAAATTACACTTTAATCCCTATATCTTCATCTATATATCGATTTGGTCCGTGTACTTTAAGAATGTTTGTTTGATTAAAGATTACCAAAAATCCCCCACGTTCAGATGAGGATAACATTAATCCAATGTAACATACTGTTTTGATGCTGTGAGCATCTATTGGGTCCATATtagttgaaaaatatgaattttgggcaaagttaaaagaatcattttggttgaaaaattGATCTTACAACATTAGGCATGGGA
This sequence is a window from Cucurbita pepo subsp. pepo cultivar mu-cu-16 chromosome LG04, ASM280686v2, whole genome shotgun sequence. Protein-coding genes within it:
- the LOC111793893 gene encoding uncharacterized protein LOC111793893; this translates as MSPASKSKPKDKKVIKEPQKPTAKPTGPAAAGSSSVPASAYNPLSGTFHALESTVSASSPLHSNGRFKNIDDTDAHSGVLLSSAAEYDSVSNNGSWSGESEDHKDKKSNPTVRQETIPGADIDKREKIRQKNEKKHQRQKERRAQELHERCSGYLMSRKLEALAQQLVAMGFSQDRATVALMLNEGNIEESVAWLLEGGEETSDSSNQNLGGQNLKLDISEELARIADLESQFKCTKLEVERAVVASEGDLEKAAESLRELKLDPPAAPPKPEETGDPPTGLSSKFSGNASQALLRPQAKPNHPSIQQRKDEKDFNYTKGTITAGLSVESIGKSIPQPLRNQPKMEWGNYEQITTAEKRWPGAGTNPLSFSLSSTPTQLSSPPIKNETRYLTVGSEINSFQSGSVREPSSIVQGRNASLHTMMQPSVGTISSSPPSSWYTANSLGSIKSSNGFLSQIHSSRSFKPNDVTVNQTYPQVQYQQQFVSSNSRGSFPEATRTNTSWSRTGASSTIAAASSLGLFSGTSSTQSGASSPVDWNTGSSMPHLDYSDIDWSVDKGLTSVRPGGLLQGLNSYMQKNAHLYESNTAHLVDAQPFIPSSVPSNFNRVPMAGLQNGVASETSASHGSREWTSPFEGKDIFSFPRQFVFSPP
- the LOC111793498 gene encoding probable E3 ubiquitin-protein ligase RHC1A; amino-acid sequence: MSSGGEDTHWCYQCNRSSWLNGEDIACPYCNGGFIEELNDVHDDTVQDDFHSAIEDDLSSQVPPIFEAMFALMGRRNPYPRFRLLDEAVDALTRERMAGRNPNFDVRRRSNSIPGQNLDIFNSFWSFHEHAPGPSFASVAPEGRSSQHVALEALAALSFNEQRDPVPTPASHSSIEAMPTIKINQMHLGTDTHCPVCKEKFELGSEAKEMPCNHIYHADCILPWLVQHNTCPVCRLELPQQDSRHGWGGNSNSNGEVSNEREIILRRRFAFPDFFTPQSAGTRFSSRIGRNGRASTNREQDNEISYPEWPPFNY